A region of Deltaproteobacteria bacterium DNA encodes the following proteins:
- a CDS encoding type II toxin-antitoxin system RelE/ParE family toxin, whose amino-acid sequence MWAVDKSGKSLAREYFRRLKASDRAKIQAVFNRLANFGRVQSQERFKKLGERNGFALWEVKSFQYRFIGTFSSRREFVVAHGLQKKQNQHRVRDLDIAAKNLTNYFEGVQP is encoded by the coding sequence GTGTGGGCGGTCGACAAGTCCGGCAAGAGTCTGGCCCGGGAATACTTCCGGCGGTTGAAGGCCAGTGATCGTGCCAAGATTCAGGCCGTCTTCAATCGGTTGGCCAATTTTGGCAGAGTCCAATCGCAGGAACGCTTCAAGAAACTCGGCGAGCGGAACGGGTTCGCGCTGTGGGAGGTCAAGAGCTTTCAGTACCGGTTTATCGGCACCTTCTCGTCGAGACGAGAGTTTGTGGTCGCTCATGGACTGCAAAAGAAGCAAAACCAGCACAGGGTTCGCGACCTGGACATCGCGGCGAAGAACCTCACCAACTATTTTGAAGGAGTACAGCCATGA
- a CDS encoding chlorite dismutase family protein — translation MVVAASGVVFKKLIYEMRFDEASALYGLFGPFYLGLQFRAEELGTLLEGRTPGFGAGPGA, via the coding sequence GTGGTAGTTGCCGCCAGTGGAGTGGTGTTCAAGAAGCTGATCTACGAGATGCGCTTCGACGAGGCTAGCGCCCTCTACGGCCTGTTTGGGCCGTTCTATCTGGGGCTCCAGTTCCGGGCGGAAGAGTTGGGGACGTTGCTGGAGGGGCGGACCCCCGGGTTCGGTGCGGGACCTGGCGCGTAA
- a CDS encoding insulinase family protein, which yields MKRWLPLLLCLVLAPQAVASAAMNAQREILPNGMVLVTSEQAALPLVSMELLIRAGSRYDPADRHGLANLTSRLLTRGTPTRDSMAISGLVEGMGAHLGTDAGRELATVSLSILKKDLDTGLALMSEVLTQPSFPEKELDRTKQSLLASIRAKRDRPGSIA from the coding sequence ATGAAACGCTGGCTGCCGCTTCTGCTGTGCCTGGTCCTGGCGCCGCAGGCCGTCGCCTCCGCCGCCATGAACGCACAACGCGAGATACTCCCCAACGGGATGGTCCTGGTGACCTCGGAGCAGGCCGCGCTGCCCCTCGTTTCCATGGAGCTGCTGATCCGCGCCGGCTCGCGCTACGATCCCGCGGACCGTCACGGACTGGCCAACCTCACCTCCCGGCTGCTGACCCGTGGCACGCCCACGCGCGACTCCATGGCCATCAGCGGCCTTGTCGAGGGCATGGGCGCCCACCTGGGCACCGACGCCGGCCGCGAGCTGGCCACGGTGAGCCTGAGCATCCTCAAGAAGGACCTGGACACCGGTCTGGCGCTCATGAGCGAGGTGCTGACGCAGCCGTCCTTCCCGGAGAAGGAGCTGGACCGAACGAAACAGTCGCTCCTGGCCTCCATCCGGGCCAAGCGCGACCGCCCGGGGTCCATCGC
- a CDS encoding thermonuclease family protein, with the protein MAGHQGVAIVFVCLFILGPGPFPAAAGDAARSSPVSGKSGAKRAPEAAGIQTPARVLSVYDGDTVKVEADMWPGLTWKGSVRVEGVDTPELRGKCDGEKRKARAARDFVRERVGKRVTLMDVKKGKYAGRVVARIRLADGTDLTELLIRARHGRAYDGGRRRGWCGKDGK; encoded by the coding sequence ATGGCAGGGCATCAGGGTGTCGCCATCGTCTTCGTTTGTCTCTTTATTCTCGGCCCTGGTCCCTTCCCGGCAGCGGCGGGTGATGCGGCCCGCTCGTCGCCGGTCAGCGGCAAGAGCGGGGCGAAACGCGCCCCCGAAGCCGCCGGCATCCAGACCCCCGCCCGTGTGCTGTCCGTCTACGACGGCGACACCGTGAAGGTCGAGGCGGACATGTGGCCCGGGCTCACCTGGAAGGGAAGCGTGCGTGTCGAAGGGGTGGACACCCCGGAACTCCGGGGCAAGTGCGACGGTGAGAAGCGGAAGGCCCGGGCCGCGCGCGACTTCGTCAGGGAACGGGTCGGCAAACGGGTGACGCTGATGGACGTCAAGAAGGGGAAGTACGCTGGGCGGGTCGTGGCGCGCATCCGGCTGGCTGACGGAACCGACCTGACGGAACTCCTGATACGGGCTCGGCACGGACGGGCCTACGATGGAGGACGACGGCGCGGATGGTGTGGCAAAGACGGAAAGTAG
- a CDS encoding sigma 54-interacting transcriptional regulator — MIGQSEVMRRVFELTLRIAASDSTVLITGESGTGKELVARTIHDRSRRASQPFVAVNCGAIPEDLLENELFGHVRGAFTGAQQTRSGRFMSAKEGTIFLDEIGEITPRLQTKLLRVLQEREFNPLGSDVATRTDARFVAATNRDLREAIPAGLFREDLYYRLAILSLELPPLRARRDDIPPLIQHFLKRYGGNPPRTIEDAAMTRLRAYDWPGNVREMENLIERLITLTDHIEIRAEDLPELSGYLKPPGEGAPLPEFVLPSDGIDIDQCIHRFQREMMVQALERANGNKTAAAILLGLNRTTFIERMRRHGLGSLILRRLVTPNGS; from the coding sequence ATGATCGGGCAGAGCGAAGTCATGCGGCGCGTCTTTGAACTCACCCTGAGGATCGCCGCAAGCGACTCGACCGTCCTCATCACCGGAGAGAGCGGTACCGGCAAGGAGTTGGTTGCACGGACCATCCACGACCGCAGCAGACGGGCGAGTCAACCCTTTGTCGCCGTCAACTGCGGTGCCATACCGGAGGACCTCTTGGAGAACGAGCTGTTTGGCCATGTCCGCGGTGCGTTTACCGGTGCGCAACAAACCCGATCGGGGCGTTTCATGAGCGCGAAGGAAGGAACCATCTTCCTTGACGAGATCGGCGAGATCACTCCAAGACTCCAGACGAAACTGTTGCGCGTCCTTCAGGAGCGGGAGTTCAATCCGCTAGGTAGCGACGTCGCCACACGCACCGATGCGCGTTTCGTCGCCGCCACCAATCGTGACCTGCGGGAAGCCATCCCGGCCGGACTGTTCCGCGAGGATCTCTACTATCGGCTGGCCATCCTTTCCCTGGAGCTTCCGCCCTTGCGCGCACGGCGGGACGACATACCTCCCTTGATTCAACATTTCCTGAAACGCTACGGCGGAAACCCGCCACGCACCATCGAGGACGCCGCGATGACGCGCCTTCGGGCGTACGACTGGCCGGGCAACGTGAGAGAAATGGAGAACCTCATCGAGCGGCTCATCACACTCACGGACCACATCGAGATCCGCGCCGAAGACCTGCCCGAGCTGTCCGGCTACCTGAAGCCTCCCGGCGAAGGCGCACCCCTGCCGGAGTTTGTCCTGCCGAGCGACGGCATCGACATCGATCAGTGTATCCACCGGTTTCAACGCGAGATGATGGTCCAGGCACTCGAACGCGCCAACGGGAACAAGACCGCCGCCGCCATCCTGTTGGGCCTGAACCGCACCACCTTCATCGAACGGATGCGGCGCCACGGACTCGGTTCGCTCATCCTGCGCCGCTTGGTCACCCCCAACGGGTCTTGA
- a CDS encoding heme-dependent peroxidase, translating into MAFADDAKGLPPVPLTMEGWSILHQMFRIRWPEWNALAREVRRKTVDEAVSVLQAMENSAAGRSGLTSLLGHKGDLMLIHFRDSMDALNEAELALAQLKLAPFLEPTTSYLSVVELGLYSASGQLYRSLQEKGVPPDTAEWKEQVEAYLAQARKTMEGRLRPDIPARRYVCFYPMDKKRGEAKNWYEAPFAERQRMMADHGFIGRRYAGQVTQIISGSIGFDDWEWGVDLFADDPVVFKKLIYEMRFDEASALYGLFGPFYLGLQFRAEELGTLLEGRTPGFGAEPGA; encoded by the coding sequence ATGGCGTTTGCTGACGACGCGAAGGGTCTGCCCCCTGTCCCTTTGACCATGGAGGGCTGGAGCATCCTCCACCAGATGTTCCGTATCCGCTGGCCGGAGTGGAACGCGCTGGCCCGGGAGGTCCGCCGGAAAACCGTTGACGAGGCGGTCTCCGTGCTCCAGGCCATGGAGAACAGCGCCGCCGGCCGCTCCGGGCTGACCTCGCTCCTTGGCCACAAGGGCGACCTGATGCTCATCCACTTCCGGGATTCTATGGATGCCCTGAACGAGGCCGAGCTGGCGCTGGCCCAGCTCAAGCTGGCTCCGTTCCTGGAGCCGACCACCTCCTACCTCTCGGTTGTGGAACTGGGCCTCTACAGCGCCTCCGGCCAGCTCTACCGTTCCCTCCAGGAGAAGGGCGTCCCCCCCGACACGGCGGAGTGGAAGGAGCAGGTGGAGGCTTATCTCGCCCAGGCTCGGAAGACCATGGAGGGCCGCCTCCGGCCCGACATCCCGGCCCGGCGCTACGTCTGCTTCTATCCCATGGACAAGAAGCGGGGTGAGGCCAAGAACTGGTACGAGGCGCCCTTCGCGGAGCGCCAGCGGATGATGGCGGACCACGGTTTCATCGGCCGGCGCTACGCCGGCCAAGTGACCCAGATCATCTCCGGCTCCATCGGTTTCGACGACTGGGAGTGGGGCGTGGACCTCTTCGCCGACGACCCCGTGGTGTTCAAGAAGCTGATCTACGAGATGCGCTTCGACGAGGCCAGCGCCCTCTACGGCCTGTTCGGCCCGTTCTATCTGGGGCTCCAGTTCCGGGCGGAAGAGTTGGGGACGTTGCTGGAGGGGCGGACGCCGGGGTTCGGGGCGGAGCCTGGCGCGTAG
- a CDS encoding pitrilysin family protein — MDWIHRLAGLFLVTLLPAVAGASAPKGMVDVREEVLDNGLKVLLLENHRSPAVTFQVWYRVGSRNEVDGKSGIAHFLEHMMFKGTDKVAPEEYARTIRKHGGRSNAFTSYDTTVYHATMSRESIGVAIELEADRMVNTRLREIHFTPEKKVVQEERRQRTDDRPRAALGEVTSAVTYAVHPYRRPIIGWPQDVERMTLQDLEDFYRTYYAPNNAFIVVAGDFDSEEILAQVREHFGAIPRGPDPPEVGQAEPPQRGERRVQLKKEAELPVVIMNYHVPEVGHSDSYALDVLEMILSRGRTSRLHRDLVYEKRIARYAYAGYHRVSIDPTTFTLGAQAMPGKEIAEVEAAIDDVIGRVRDEGVTRAELDKAKNQVAASFIFAQESNRGQAMRVGFYEVTGGWRRMNEYLGGIQGVTAGDVQRVAQEYLDRDRRTVGVLVPQERKRS; from the coding sequence ATGGACTGGATTCATCGCCTCGCCGGCTTGTTCCTGGTCACCCTGCTCCCGGCCGTCGCCGGAGCATCGGCGCCCAAGGGAATGGTGGACGTCCGTGAGGAGGTCCTCGACAACGGCCTCAAGGTGCTGCTGCTGGAGAACCACCGGAGCCCCGCGGTCACCTTCCAGGTGTGGTACCGGGTGGGCTCGCGCAACGAGGTGGACGGCAAGAGCGGCATCGCCCACTTCCTTGAGCACATGATGTTCAAGGGCACCGACAAGGTGGCGCCCGAGGAATACGCCCGCACCATCCGGAAACACGGCGGCCGCTCCAACGCGTTCACCTCCTACGACACCACCGTGTACCACGCCACCATGAGCCGGGAATCCATCGGCGTGGCCATCGAGCTCGAGGCCGACCGCATGGTCAACACGCGCCTCCGGGAAATCCACTTCACGCCCGAGAAGAAGGTCGTGCAGGAGGAGCGGCGGCAGCGCACCGACGACCGCCCGCGGGCGGCGCTGGGCGAGGTCACCAGCGCGGTGACCTACGCGGTGCACCCGTACCGCCGCCCCATCATCGGCTGGCCCCAGGACGTCGAGCGCATGACCCTGCAGGACCTCGAGGACTTCTACCGGACCTACTACGCGCCCAACAACGCCTTCATCGTGGTGGCCGGGGACTTCGACAGCGAGGAGATCCTGGCGCAGGTCCGCGAGCATTTCGGCGCCATCCCCCGGGGGCCGGACCCCCCCGAGGTGGGACAAGCCGAGCCGCCCCAACGGGGCGAGCGGCGCGTGCAGCTCAAGAAGGAAGCCGAACTGCCCGTGGTGATCATGAACTACCACGTGCCCGAGGTGGGCCACTCGGACAGCTACGCGCTGGACGTGCTGGAGATGATCCTGTCGCGCGGACGCACCTCGCGGCTTCACCGGGATCTGGTGTACGAGAAGCGCATCGCGCGCTACGCCTACGCGGGCTACCACCGGGTTTCCATCGACCCCACCACCTTCACCCTCGGCGCCCAGGCCATGCCGGGCAAGGAAATTGCCGAGGTGGAGGCGGCCATCGACGACGTGATCGGCCGGGTGCGGGACGAGGGCGTCACCCGGGCGGAGCTCGACAAGGCCAAGAACCAGGTGGCGGCGAGCTTCATCTTCGCCCAGGAGTCCAACCGGGGCCAGGCCATGCGCGTGGGCTTCTATGAGGTGACCGGCGGATGGCGCCGGATGAACGAATACCTGGGAGGCATCCAGGGGGTCACGGCCGGGGACGTCCAGCGGGTGGCGCAAGAGTACCTCGACCGCGACCGCCGTACCGTGGGGGTCCTGGTGCCCCAGGAGAGGAAACGCTCATGA
- a CDS encoding NAD(P)/FAD-dependent oxidoreductase, producing MGRNRRVLVVGAGMAGLGAAYSLRKRGLDAIVFEASSRPGGRVAVEEVGGFRMDVGANIFLETFDTVKELAAELGVPLERTRVPIHGGVYRNGKFHGLYGGDHPRDQWKTIRTLLSFRLLSPRGLWQLMKFGRMLKARCGELSLEDPSRMATLDDGESAADFVASKIGSEFLEWFFGPNLSGYTFAHPEQVGAAYGMAVLWYFGLNAGWPLRPKGGAGAFVDALARACGPSIRTSTPATRIVIEDGCVRGVVAEGGLVEADAVICATTATAALRLAPDLPSGIRDALGRVTYSSCCRVFFGLDSSPFPGDWYGVMFPRQTGAFMSGMSNSAALAPESVPEGKALIDALVIGTLAEELSALSHEQVVRRILAETRKYFPAMTQEPLFTRVHRWDEAACLAPGGMISALHRMRGTELKAVKGLFLAGEYMGVPSVNGAVRSGLDAAADCAAFVSPGPDESF from the coding sequence ATGGGCCGCAATCGACGAGTTCTAGTGGTCGGCGCGGGCATGGCGGGTCTCGGAGCCGCCTACTCCCTCCGCAAGCGCGGACTGGATGCCATCGTCTTCGAAGCGTCTTCGCGGCCCGGCGGGCGAGTCGCCGTGGAGGAGGTCGGCGGTTTCCGCATGGACGTCGGCGCCAACATCTTTCTGGAGACGTTCGACACGGTCAAGGAGTTGGCAGCCGAGCTCGGTGTTCCCCTGGAGCGGACGCGCGTCCCGATCCATGGCGGGGTGTACCGCAACGGCAAGTTTCACGGTCTCTACGGCGGCGACCACCCGAGGGACCAGTGGAAGACGATCCGCACGCTGCTGTCATTCCGGCTTCTGTCGCCACGGGGCCTCTGGCAGCTAATGAAGTTCGGGAGGATGCTGAAGGCCCGGTGCGGCGAACTCAGCCTCGAAGACCCTTCGCGGATGGCGACTCTCGACGATGGCGAGAGCGCGGCCGATTTCGTCGCATCGAAGATCGGAAGCGAGTTCCTCGAATGGTTTTTCGGACCTAATTTGAGCGGCTATACGTTCGCACATCCGGAACAAGTCGGCGCCGCGTACGGGATGGCGGTTCTCTGGTATTTTGGTTTGAACGCCGGCTGGCCGCTCCGTCCCAAGGGCGGCGCCGGGGCGTTCGTGGATGCCCTCGCTCGTGCCTGCGGCCCAAGTATCCGGACCTCTACCCCGGCGACCCGCATCGTGATCGAGGACGGATGCGTCAGGGGCGTGGTCGCGGAAGGCGGGCTTGTCGAGGCCGACGCGGTCATCTGCGCCACCACCGCCACCGCGGCTCTCCGGCTCGCTCCCGATTTGCCGTCCGGCATCAGGGACGCTTTGGGTCGCGTCACCTACTCCAGTTGTTGCCGCGTATTCTTCGGCCTCGACTCGAGCCCGTTCCCGGGGGACTGGTACGGGGTGATGTTCCCTCGACAGACGGGGGCGTTCATGTCGGGCATGAGCAACTCGGCCGCGCTGGCGCCGGAATCCGTGCCGGAGGGAAAGGCCCTGATCGACGCGCTCGTCATCGGAACGCTGGCCGAGGAGTTGTCGGCATTGAGCCACGAGCAGGTGGTTCGGCGGATCCTTGCGGAAACGCGGAAGTATTTTCCGGCCATGACCCAGGAACCGCTGTTCACCCGTGTCCACCGTTGGGATGAGGCGGCGTGTCTGGCGCCCGGCGGCATGATCTCGGCGCTGCATCGAATGCGCGGCACGGAGCTCAAGGCCGTCAAGGGCTTGTTCCTCGCCGGCGAATACATGGGAGTGCCGTCGGTCAATGGAGCCGTGCGCAGCGGCCTGGACGCCGCCGCCGACTGTGCGGCTTTCGTTTCTCCGGGGCCGGATGAAAGTTTCTGA
- a CDS encoding helix-turn-helix transcriptional regulator yields the protein MTTYAGEPPIEQGENFARLVRQEELILEVTEKLTLALDEAGITRTELADRLGRTPGYVSQVFGGGRNLTLRTVADIAAALSMRPTLYLAPEDGPTDGR from the coding sequence ATGACCACGTACGCTGGCGAACCGCCGATTGAGCAAGGGGAGAACTTCGCTCGTCTGGTGCGGCAGGAAGAACTGATCCTGGAAGTGACCGAGAAGTTGACGCTGGCCCTGGACGAGGCCGGCATCACCCGGACGGAGTTGGCTGACCGTTTGGGCCGCACACCGGGCTACGTGTCTCAGGTTTTCGGGGGCGGGAGAAATCTGACGCTCCGGACCGTCGCCGATATCGCGGCCGCGCTGTCGATGCGGCCGACCCTGTACTTGGCGCCCGAGGATGGACCCACGGACGGTCGTTGA